The Sebastes umbrosus isolate fSebUmb1 chromosome 19, fSebUmb1.pri, whole genome shotgun sequence genome has a segment encoding these proteins:
- the ulk1b gene encoding serine/threonine-protein kinase ULK1 isoform X1 yields the protein METVGKFEFSRKDLIGHGAFAVVFKGRNREKHDWEVAVKCINKKNLAKSQTLLGKEIKILKELKHENIVALLDFQETASSVYLVMEYCNGGDLADYLHSKGTLSEDTIRVFLQQIAGAMRVLQGKGIIHRDLKPQNILLSYPPGRKSHSNNTCIKIADFGFARYLQSNMMAATLCGSPMYMAPEVIMSQSYDAKADLWSIGTIVFQCLIGKAPFQASSPQDLRLFYEKNKTLSPNIPRETSSHLRHLLLGLLQRNHKDRMDFDEFFCHPFLEASSSMKKTTPTVPMTCFPSSASASSCSSSSTSHLASPPQSLAEVQHLRAKALTSPTQEAAGFLLKDSSGGGGSSKNSSSCDTDDFVMVPAHFTTGELTCESKVLPDSLINSGSLLASAGLCSQVKSPTHSPSCSGSPSPVRPSEFSGSNCGGSYGNHGHSLPIPVPTQVQNYQRMEQNLHSPKQDGSPRLSTPVRRCSSGSSMGFARPGPSPPYGQGAVTTNRRLSLGGARPFQLSPQAPQHAESRPTSQQHPLLTGLGTRLHSAPCLLECASGGVRQKIRKQHSDPVVAPSAGLMALRPLHSSPRLSELMQRSPLPTILGSPSRAIPPFEFPKPPSSPNLVTFLTQQGLVIGSPCSRTAPAELRDAGQQALTHITQPAHCIHRLNDDKGFISRSQSAGRLSDMLLMAAFGPGGPAGDRGSTENLTSEKAIDITVPPGGGGGFAPGSISPAQVVFTVGSPPSGSTPPHTSRQRKYSGSFTSVSPAGSFTSRYPQTGAYLDGFEAPSSPRYSFTDPITANMGGHVTFEAPELPEETLMEQEHTDTVQSLRFTLDFARCLMEVAGARGVATLAEQADFSHPSILQPQSLVADQISSLSREWSHAEQLVLYLKTAELLSTALHTAMERVKQGKLYPSSTVKQIVKRLNELYKSSVASCRALSTRLERFFSRKHRLMDQITSITAERLLFSHTVQMVQTAALDEMFHQGEASILRYHKALLLMEGLSLLLTEQDDILSVSKCKECIERRLTALQSGLCV from the exons ATGGAAACGGTGGGGAAATTTGAGTTCAGTCGGAAGGACCTGATAGGACATGGTGCATTTGCAGTCGTCTTCAAAGGCAGAAACAGAGAG AAACACGACTGGGAGGTGGCAGTAAAGTGTATCAACAAGAAGAACTTGGCCAAATCCCAGACACTGTTGGGGAAAGAGATCAAAATACTCAAA GAGCTGAAACATGAGAACATCGTTGCATTACTGGACTTTCAG GAAACTGCCAGCTCAGTGTACCTGGTAATGGAG TATTGCAACGGGGGCGACCTTGCTGACTACTTACACT CCAAAGGCACGCTGAGCGAGGACACTATTCGGGTTTTCCTGCAGCAGATTGCGGGAGCCATGAGGGTCCTACAGGGCAAAGGCATAATCCACAGGGACCTCAAGCCCCAGAACATTCTGCTCTCCTACCCGCCAGGACGCAAGTCGCACTCCAACAACACCTGCATCAAGATCG CGGACTTTGGCTTTGCCAGGTACCTTCAGAGCAACATGATGGCGGCAACACTCTGTGGGTCCCCTATGTACATG GCTCCTGAGGTCATTATGTCCCAAAGCTATGATGCCAAGGCTGACTTGTGGAGTATAGGAACCATAGTGTTTCAGTGCCTGATTGGGAAGGCTCCTTTTCAG GCTAGCAGTCCCCAGGACCTCCGGCTGTTCTACGAAAAAAACAAGACTCTCAGCCCCAA CATCCCCAGAGAGACTTCAAGCCATTTGAGGCACCTGCTGCTGGGTCTGCTGCAGCGCAACCACAAGGACCGCATGGACTTTG ATGAGTTTTTTTGTCATCCTTTCCTGGAGGCTAGCTCATCCATGAAAAAGA CAACTCCTACTGTGCCCATGACCTGCTTCCCAAGCTCTGCATCAGCCAGCTCTTGTAgcagctcctccacctctcACCTCGCTTCACCACCG cagtCTCTTGCTGAGGTTCAGCATTTGCGTGCCAAAGCTCTGACCTCCCctacccaggaggccgctggtTTTCTCCTCAAGGACTCGTCTGGAGGTGGCGGCAGCAGCAAGAACTCCTCCTCCTGTGACACAGATGACTTTGTCATGGTGCCTGCTCACTTCACCA CGGGTGAGCTGACATGTGAGAGTAAAGTGCTGCCGGACAGCCTGATAAACAGCGG CTCTCTTCTGGCTTCTGCTGGTCTGTGTAGCCAAGTCAAATCTCCAACACATTCACCTTCCTGCAGCGGGTCTCCAAGTCCTGTCAG GCCCAGCGAGTTCTCGGGAAGCAACTGTGGTGGTAGCTATGGAAACCATGGTCACTCATTGCCTATCCCAGTCCCCACCCAGGTCCAGAACTACCAGCGCATGGAGCAGAACCTCCATTCTCCCAAACAAGACGGCTCGCCAAG GCTGTCGACACCGGTGCGTCGTTGCAGCAGTGGAAGCTCGATGGGCTTTGCTCGGCCCGGACCTTCGCCGCCGTACGGGCAGGGAGCGGTCACCACCAATCGTAGGCTTTCCCTGGGAGGCGCCAGACCTTTCCAGCTCTCCCCTCAAG CTCCTCAGCACGCCGAATCCCGGCCCACTTCTCAGCAACACCCACTGCTGACGGGGCTGGGCACGCGGCTCCACAGTGCCCCCTGTTTGTTGGAGTGCGCCAGTGGCGGCGTCAGGCAGAAGATCAGGAAGCAGCACTCGGACCCGGTGGTGGCCCCGTCGGCAGGCCTGATGGCGCTCCGCCCTCTGCACTCTTCCCCCAGACTCAGTGAGCTGATGCAGCGTAGCCCCCTCCCCACCATCCTGGGCTCCCCGTCCAGG GCCATCCCTCCATTTGAATTCCCCAAGCCCCCCAGCTCTCCGAACCTTGTGACCTTCCTGACACAACAGGGTTTGGTCATTGGCTCCCCTTGCAGCAGGACTGCCCCAGCGGAGCTCAGAGACGCAGGACAACAAGCGCTTACGCACATCACCCAGCCTGCCCACTGCATCCACAGACTGAATGATGATAAAGGCTTTATAAG CAGGTCTCAGAGTGCAGGTCGTCTGTCCGACATGCTGCTGATGGCTGCATTTGGACCAGGTGGACCTGCGGGTGACCGAGGCAGCACAGAGAACCTGACCTCTGAAAAAGCCATAGACATAACAG TGCCCCCCGGTGGTGGGGGAGGCTTTGCACCCGGCTCCATCAGCCCAGCACAGGTGGTTTTCACTGTGGGCTCTCCTCCCAGTGGCAGCACCCCACCTCATACCTCCAGACAGAGGAAATACTCAG GCTCGTTCACGTCAGTCAGCCCCGCAGGCTCCTTCACAAGCCGCTACCCCCAGACAGGCGCCTATCTGGATGGCTTTGAGGCTCCCTCCAGTCCTCGCTACAGCTTCACTGATCCTATCACAGCCAACATGGGCGGTCATGTAACCTTTGAGGCTCCTGAGCTGCCTGAGGAGACGCTGATGGAG CAAGAGCACACAGACACCGTGCAAAGCCTGCGTTTCACGTTGGATTTCGCCCGCTGTCTGATGGAGGTGGCTGGAGCCCGCGGGGTCGCGACGTTGGCGGAGCAGGCGGACTTTTCTCATCCCTCTATCCTTCAGCCGCAGAGCCTGGTAGCAGATCAGATAAGCTCACTGAGCCGAGAGTGGAG TCATGCAGAACAGCTGGTTCTCTACCTTAAGACTGCAGAACTCTTGTCCACCGCCTTACACACAGCCATGGAGCGAGTCAAACAGGGCAAACTCTACCCATCCTCGACGGTCAAGCAAA TCGTGAAGAGGCTGAACGAGCTGTACAAGTCCAGCGTGGCGTCCTGCCGCGCGCTCAGCACCCGTCTGGAGCGCTTCTTTTCCAGGAAGCACCGTCTAATGGACCAAATCACCTCCATCACGGCTGAGCGGCTGCTGTTCAGCCACACTGTGCAGATG GTTCAGACTGCCGCACTTGACGAGATGTTCCACCAGGGGGAAGCGTCAATACTGCGTTACCATAAAGCTCTCCTGCTGATGGAGGGCCTGTCTCTGCTGCTCACTGAACAGGACGACATCCTCAGTGTTAGCAAAT GCAAGGAGTGCATTGAACGGCGCCTCACAGCTTTGCAGTCAggactctgtgtgtga
- the ulk1b gene encoding serine/threonine-protein kinase ULK1 isoform X2: protein METVGKFEFSRKDLIGHGAFAVVFKGRNREKHDWEVAVKCINKKNLAKSQTLLGKEIKILKELKHENIVALLDFQETASSVYLVMEYCNGGDLADYLHSKGTLSEDTIRVFLQQIAGAMRVLQGKGIIHRDLKPQNILLSYPPGRKSHSNNTCIKIADFGFARYLQSNMMAATLCGSPMYMAPEVIMSQSYDAKADLWSIGTIVFQCLIGKAPFQASSPQDLRLFYEKNKTLSPNIPRETSSHLRHLLLGLLQRNHKDRMDFDEFFCHPFLEASSSMKKTTPTVPMTCFPSSASASSCSSSSTSHLASPPQSLAEVQHLRAKALTSPTQEAAGFLLKDSSGGGGSSKNSSSCDTDDFVMVPAHFTTGELTCESKVLPDSLINSGSLLASAGLCSQVKSPTHSPSCSGSPSPVRPSEFSGSNCGGSYGNHGHSLPIPVPTQVQNYQRMEQNLHSPKQDGSPRLSTPVRRCSSGSSMGFARPGPSPPYGQGAVTTNRRLSLGGARPFQLSPQAPQHAESRPTSQQHPLLTGLGTRLHSAPCLLECASGGVRQKIRKQHSDPVVAPSAGLMALRPLHSSPRLSELMQRSPLPTILGSPSRAIPPFEFPKPPSSPNLVTFLTQQGLVIGSPCSRTAPAELRDAGQQALTHITQPAHCIHRLNDDKGFIRSQSAGRLSDMLLMAAFGPGGPAGDRGSTENLTSEKAIDITVPPGGGGGFAPGSISPAQVVFTVGSPPSGSTPPHTSRQRKYSGSFTSVSPAGSFTSRYPQTGAYLDGFEAPSSPRYSFTDPITANMGGHVTFEAPELPEETLMEQEHTDTVQSLRFTLDFARCLMEVAGARGVATLAEQADFSHPSILQPQSLVADQISSLSREWSHAEQLVLYLKTAELLSTALHTAMERVKQGKLYPSSTVKQIVKRLNELYKSSVASCRALSTRLERFFSRKHRLMDQITSITAERLLFSHTVQMVQTAALDEMFHQGEASILRYHKALLLMEGLSLLLTEQDDILSVSKCKECIERRLTALQSGLCV from the exons ATGGAAACGGTGGGGAAATTTGAGTTCAGTCGGAAGGACCTGATAGGACATGGTGCATTTGCAGTCGTCTTCAAAGGCAGAAACAGAGAG AAACACGACTGGGAGGTGGCAGTAAAGTGTATCAACAAGAAGAACTTGGCCAAATCCCAGACACTGTTGGGGAAAGAGATCAAAATACTCAAA GAGCTGAAACATGAGAACATCGTTGCATTACTGGACTTTCAG GAAACTGCCAGCTCAGTGTACCTGGTAATGGAG TATTGCAACGGGGGCGACCTTGCTGACTACTTACACT CCAAAGGCACGCTGAGCGAGGACACTATTCGGGTTTTCCTGCAGCAGATTGCGGGAGCCATGAGGGTCCTACAGGGCAAAGGCATAATCCACAGGGACCTCAAGCCCCAGAACATTCTGCTCTCCTACCCGCCAGGACGCAAGTCGCACTCCAACAACACCTGCATCAAGATCG CGGACTTTGGCTTTGCCAGGTACCTTCAGAGCAACATGATGGCGGCAACACTCTGTGGGTCCCCTATGTACATG GCTCCTGAGGTCATTATGTCCCAAAGCTATGATGCCAAGGCTGACTTGTGGAGTATAGGAACCATAGTGTTTCAGTGCCTGATTGGGAAGGCTCCTTTTCAG GCTAGCAGTCCCCAGGACCTCCGGCTGTTCTACGAAAAAAACAAGACTCTCAGCCCCAA CATCCCCAGAGAGACTTCAAGCCATTTGAGGCACCTGCTGCTGGGTCTGCTGCAGCGCAACCACAAGGACCGCATGGACTTTG ATGAGTTTTTTTGTCATCCTTTCCTGGAGGCTAGCTCATCCATGAAAAAGA CAACTCCTACTGTGCCCATGACCTGCTTCCCAAGCTCTGCATCAGCCAGCTCTTGTAgcagctcctccacctctcACCTCGCTTCACCACCG cagtCTCTTGCTGAGGTTCAGCATTTGCGTGCCAAAGCTCTGACCTCCCctacccaggaggccgctggtTTTCTCCTCAAGGACTCGTCTGGAGGTGGCGGCAGCAGCAAGAACTCCTCCTCCTGTGACACAGATGACTTTGTCATGGTGCCTGCTCACTTCACCA CGGGTGAGCTGACATGTGAGAGTAAAGTGCTGCCGGACAGCCTGATAAACAGCGG CTCTCTTCTGGCTTCTGCTGGTCTGTGTAGCCAAGTCAAATCTCCAACACATTCACCTTCCTGCAGCGGGTCTCCAAGTCCTGTCAG GCCCAGCGAGTTCTCGGGAAGCAACTGTGGTGGTAGCTATGGAAACCATGGTCACTCATTGCCTATCCCAGTCCCCACCCAGGTCCAGAACTACCAGCGCATGGAGCAGAACCTCCATTCTCCCAAACAAGACGGCTCGCCAAG GCTGTCGACACCGGTGCGTCGTTGCAGCAGTGGAAGCTCGATGGGCTTTGCTCGGCCCGGACCTTCGCCGCCGTACGGGCAGGGAGCGGTCACCACCAATCGTAGGCTTTCCCTGGGAGGCGCCAGACCTTTCCAGCTCTCCCCTCAAG CTCCTCAGCACGCCGAATCCCGGCCCACTTCTCAGCAACACCCACTGCTGACGGGGCTGGGCACGCGGCTCCACAGTGCCCCCTGTTTGTTGGAGTGCGCCAGTGGCGGCGTCAGGCAGAAGATCAGGAAGCAGCACTCGGACCCGGTGGTGGCCCCGTCGGCAGGCCTGATGGCGCTCCGCCCTCTGCACTCTTCCCCCAGACTCAGTGAGCTGATGCAGCGTAGCCCCCTCCCCACCATCCTGGGCTCCCCGTCCAGG GCCATCCCTCCATTTGAATTCCCCAAGCCCCCCAGCTCTCCGAACCTTGTGACCTTCCTGACACAACAGGGTTTGGTCATTGGCTCCCCTTGCAGCAGGACTGCCCCAGCGGAGCTCAGAGACGCAGGACAACAAGCGCTTACGCACATCACCCAGCCTGCCCACTGCATCCACAGACTGAATGATGATAAAGGCTTTATAAG GTCTCAGAGTGCAGGTCGTCTGTCCGACATGCTGCTGATGGCTGCATTTGGACCAGGTGGACCTGCGGGTGACCGAGGCAGCACAGAGAACCTGACCTCTGAAAAAGCCATAGACATAACAG TGCCCCCCGGTGGTGGGGGAGGCTTTGCACCCGGCTCCATCAGCCCAGCACAGGTGGTTTTCACTGTGGGCTCTCCTCCCAGTGGCAGCACCCCACCTCATACCTCCAGACAGAGGAAATACTCAG GCTCGTTCACGTCAGTCAGCCCCGCAGGCTCCTTCACAAGCCGCTACCCCCAGACAGGCGCCTATCTGGATGGCTTTGAGGCTCCCTCCAGTCCTCGCTACAGCTTCACTGATCCTATCACAGCCAACATGGGCGGTCATGTAACCTTTGAGGCTCCTGAGCTGCCTGAGGAGACGCTGATGGAG CAAGAGCACACAGACACCGTGCAAAGCCTGCGTTTCACGTTGGATTTCGCCCGCTGTCTGATGGAGGTGGCTGGAGCCCGCGGGGTCGCGACGTTGGCGGAGCAGGCGGACTTTTCTCATCCCTCTATCCTTCAGCCGCAGAGCCTGGTAGCAGATCAGATAAGCTCACTGAGCCGAGAGTGGAG TCATGCAGAACAGCTGGTTCTCTACCTTAAGACTGCAGAACTCTTGTCCACCGCCTTACACACAGCCATGGAGCGAGTCAAACAGGGCAAACTCTACCCATCCTCGACGGTCAAGCAAA TCGTGAAGAGGCTGAACGAGCTGTACAAGTCCAGCGTGGCGTCCTGCCGCGCGCTCAGCACCCGTCTGGAGCGCTTCTTTTCCAGGAAGCACCGTCTAATGGACCAAATCACCTCCATCACGGCTGAGCGGCTGCTGTTCAGCCACACTGTGCAGATG GTTCAGACTGCCGCACTTGACGAGATGTTCCACCAGGGGGAAGCGTCAATACTGCGTTACCATAAAGCTCTCCTGCTGATGGAGGGCCTGTCTCTGCTGCTCACTGAACAGGACGACATCCTCAGTGTTAGCAAAT GCAAGGAGTGCATTGAACGGCGCCTCACAGCTTTGCAGTCAggactctgtgtgtga